A DNA window from Zingiber officinale cultivar Zhangliang chromosome 3A, Zo_v1.1, whole genome shotgun sequence contains the following coding sequences:
- the LOC122053608 gene encoding BURP domain-containing protein 6-like yields MANQLILFFLGLLAGLVAHPSVAFASSPELYWKTALPNTPIPSCIRDLLHPPETSPGLWTSSESEEEVVVPGITSIYYNAANVAQLRDKSSRSLFFLEKDLFPGATFDLQFKRSIPKHADLLPRRVADALPFSSNKLPDVLALLSVDPNSKEAREMSATLERCERTANARETKHCATSIESMVDFAVSALATDYVSAVSTVANATAAEAMQRYVVEGFERMGGEGLGVFCHAEPYTYVVFHCHAVGKGMMREYAVSLKGSDGSRVEAIAICHLDTTSWNPQHVMLQVLQVEPGSAVPVCHFLPSDHVLWTPRQQML; encoded by the exons ATGGCGAACCAACTCATCCTGTTCTTCCTCGGG CTCCTCGCCGGACTCGTAGCCCATCCATCAGTTGCATTTGCTTCGTCACCGGAGCTCTATTGGAAAACTGCCCTCCCCAACACTCCCATCCCTAGCTGCATCCGTGACCTCCTTCACCCCCCTG AGACAAGCCCGGGCTTATGGACGTCGTCGGAGTCTGAAGAGGAAGTGGTGGTTCCCGGAATCACCTCCATTTACTACAACGCCGCCAACGTAGCGCAACTCCGCGACAAGTCCTCCCGGTCTCTGTTCTTCCTCGAGAAGGACCTGTTTCCAGGAGCCACCTTCGACTTACAATTCAAGCGATCCATCCCTAAACACGCCGACCTCCTCCCTCGCCGCGTGGCCGACGCCCTCCCCTTCTCCTCCAACAAGCTCCCCGACGTCCTCGCGCTTCTCTCGGTCGACCCTAACTCGAAGGAAGCCCGGGAGATGAGCGCGACCCTGGAACGGTGCGAGCGCACGGCGAATGCAAGGGAGACGAAGCACTGCGCCACCTCCATCGAGTCCATGGTCGACTTCGCCGTCTCGGCTCTGGCCACCGACTATGTCAGCGCGGTGTCGACAGTCGCGAACGCCACGGCGGCTGAGGCGATGCAGCGGTACGTGGTGGAGGGGTTCGAAAGGATGGGCGGGGAGGGGCTGGGCGTTTTCTGCCACGCCGAGCCATACACGTACGTTGTGTTCCACTGCCACGCGGTTGGGAAGGGGATGATGAGGGAGTACGCGGTGAGCTTGAAGGGGAGCGACGGGAGCCGAGTGGAGGCGATCGCAATTTGTCATCTGGACACGACGTCGTGGAATCCGCAGCACGTGATGCTCCAGGTGCTGCAGGTGGAGCCGGGGAGCGCAGTGCCGGTGTGCCATTTCCTGCCCAGCGACCATGTCCTGTGGACCCCTCGCCAACAAATGCTGTGA